In Blautia sp. SC05B48, a single genomic region encodes these proteins:
- a CDS encoding carbohydrate kinase family protein: MENRQYDVTALGELLIDFTENGDSSQGNPTFEANPGGAPCNVLAMLNRLGKKTAFIGKVGNDMFGKQLKAAVEECGIDTRNLVMDDEIHTTLAFVHTYPDGDRDFSFYRNPGADMMLTKDEVDADLIRNSKIFHFGTLSSTHEGVREATRYALDVAKEAGCIITFDPNLRPPLWKDLNDARKEIEYGMERCDVLKISDNEVEFLFDTTDYDKGAALIEEKYHIPLVLITMGKDGSRAYYRGRKVEAAPFLQEHTIETTGAGDTFCASTLNYVLEHGLDDLTDENLAELLTFANAAASLITTKKGALRVMPARDEVLDFIASRK; this comes from the coding sequence ATGGAAAACAGACAGTATGATGTAACAGCTCTCGGCGAGCTTTTGATCGACTTCACAGAAAACGGTGACAGTTCCCAGGGAAATCCTACTTTTGAGGCAAACCCGGGCGGAGCTCCCTGTAACGTTCTTGCCATGCTGAACCGTCTTGGCAAAAAAACTGCATTTATCGGAAAGGTCGGAAACGACATGTTCGGCAAGCAGCTGAAGGCTGCCGTAGAAGAATGCGGCATTGATACCAGAAATCTTGTCATGGACGATGAAATTCACACTACCCTTGCTTTTGTACATACTTACCCGGACGGAGACCGTGATTTTTCTTTCTACCGTAATCCAGGTGCAGATATGATGCTGACAAAGGATGAGGTAGATGCTGATCTGATCCGCAATTCCAAGATCTTCCATTTCGGCACACTTTCTTCCACACATGAGGGTGTCCGTGAAGCAACCCGTTATGCTCTTGACGTGGCAAAAGAAGCCGGATGCATCATCACCTTTGACCCGAACTTACGCCCTCCACTCTGGAAGGATCTGAACGATGCCCGCAAAGAGATCGAATACGGCATGGAACGCTGTGATGTACTGAAGATTTCTGATAATGAAGTGGAATTTCTTTTTGACACAACAGATTATGATAAGGGTGCTGCCCTTATCGAAGAAAAATATCATATCCCGCTTGTGCTGATCACAATGGGAAAAGATGGAAGCCGCGCTTATTATCGCGGACGGAAGGTTGAGGCTGCTCCTTTCCTTCAGGAACACACCATCGAAACCACCGGCGCCGGTGACACCTTCTGCGCAAGCACATTGAACTATGTACTTGAGCACGGGCTTGATGATCTCACAGACGAGAACCTTGCAGAACTGCTTACTTTTGCAAATGCGGCAGCTTCTCTTATCACAACAAAGAAGGGCGCGCTTCGCGTGATGCCTGCAAGGGATGAAGTTCTTGACTTCATCGCATCTCGCAAGTAA
- the ilvD gene encoding dihydroxy-acid dehydratase yields the protein MRSDTVRKGTQQAPHRSLFNALGMTKEEMDKPLVGIVSSYNEIVPGHMNLDKIVNAVKLGVAMAGGTPVVFPAIAVCDGIAMGHVGMKYSLVTRDLIADSTEAMALAHQFDALVMVPNCDKNVPGLLMAAARINVPTVFVSGGPMLAGHVKGHKTSLSSMFEAVGSYAAGTITADDLAEFENKTCPTCGSCSGMYTANSMNCLTEVLGMGLKGNGTIPAVYSERIRLAKHAGMQVMEMYRRNIRPRDIMTKEAVLNALTVDMALGCSTNSMLHLPAIAHEIGMDFDISFANEISEKTPNLCHLAPAGPTYMEDLNEAGGVYAVMNELNKLGLLHTECMTVTGKTVGENIKNCVNLNPEVIRPIDNPYTKTGGLAVLKGNLAPDGGVVKRSAVVPEMLVHEGPARVFDSEDDAIVAIKSGKIVEGDVVVIRYEGPKGGPGMREMLNPTSAIVGMGLGSSVALITDGRFSGASRGAAIGHVSPEAAVGGPIALVEEGDIISINIPELKLEIKVSDEEMQARREKWQPREPKVTTGYLARYAAMVTSGNRGAILEVPKAK from the coding sequence ATGAGAAGTGATACCGTAAGAAAAGGCACACAGCAGGCACCACATCGTTCCCTGTTCAATGCCCTTGGAATGACAAAGGAAGAAATGGACAAACCACTGGTAGGAATCGTAAGCTCTTATAACGAGATCGTACCGGGACATATGAACCTTGACAAAATTGTAAATGCTGTGAAACTTGGCGTTGCAATGGCTGGCGGCACACCGGTTGTATTTCCGGCGATCGCAGTATGTGACGGAATCGCAATGGGACACGTTGGAATGAAATATTCCCTTGTAACACGTGACCTGATCGCAGATTCCACAGAGGCCATGGCACTGGCTCATCAGTTCGATGCTCTGGTCATGGTTCCCAACTGTGACAAAAACGTACCTGGCCTTCTGATGGCAGCGGCAAGGATCAACGTTCCGACTGTATTCGTAAGCGGCGGTCCGATGCTTGCCGGCCACGTAAAAGGACACAAAACAAGCCTTTCCAGCATGTTTGAGGCAGTAGGTTCCTATGCAGCAGGAACTATCACTGCAGATGACCTGGCAGAGTTTGAGAACAAAACCTGTCCGACCTGTGGCTCATGTTCCGGTATGTACACTGCAAACAGTATGAACTGCCTGACAGAGGTTCTCGGTATGGGACTGAAAGGAAACGGTACCATCCCGGCCGTATACTCCGAGCGTATCCGTCTTGCAAAACATGCAGGAATGCAGGTAATGGAAATGTACAGAAGGAACATCCGCCCAAGAGACATCATGACAAAAGAGGCAGTTTTAAATGCTCTTACCGTAGATATGGCACTTGGATGCTCCACAAACAGTATGCTTCATCTTCCGGCTATTGCACATGAGATCGGAATGGACTTTGACATCAGCTTTGCAAATGAGATCAGTGAGAAGACTCCGAACCTTTGCCACCTTGCACCGGCAGGCCCGACTTATATGGAAGACCTCAACGAGGCCGGCGGTGTCTATGCGGTTATGAACGAGCTGAACAAGCTTGGACTTCTCCATACAGAGTGCATGACAGTAACCGGAAAAACAGTAGGTGAGAATATCAAAAACTGTGTAAACCTGAATCCGGAAGTTATCCGCCCGATCGACAATCCGTATACAAAGACAGGCGGACTTGCCGTACTGAAAGGAAACCTTGCACCGGACGGCGGCGTTGTAAAACGTTCTGCAGTTGTACCGGAGATGCTGGTACATGAAGGTCCTGCACGCGTATTTGACAGCGAGGATGACGCAATTGTTGCCATCAAGAGCGGTAAGATCGTAGAGGGAGATGTTGTGGTTATCCGCTACGAGGGACCAAAGGGTGGCCCTGGAATGAGAGAGATGCTGAACCCTACATCTGCTATCGTGGGAATGGGACTTGGTTCTTCCGTAGCCCTGATCACCGACGGACGTTTCAGTGGTGCATCCAGAGGAGCCGCTATCGGACACGTATCACCAGAGGCAGCAGTAGGCGGCCCGATCGCACTGGTTGAGGAAGGCGATATCATCAGTATCAATATTCCGGAGCTGAAACTGGAGATCAAGGTTTCAGATGAAGAGATGCAGGCCAGAAGAGAAAAATGGCAGCCAAGAGAGCCGAAGGTGACAACCGGATATCTGGCAAGATACGCTGCCATGGTAACATCCGGAAACCGTGGCGCGATCCTGGAAGTACCGAAAGCAAAATAA
- a CDS encoding phosphoglycerate dehydrogenase translates to MFQYHCLNPIAEKGLKFFGDNYKKTETADQCDAILVRSAKMHDMELAKSVCAVARAGAGVNNIPVKEYAEKGVVVFNTPGANANGVKELVLAGMLLASRDIVGGIEWVAQEKDKEHIGKLAEKQKKQFAGCEISGKKLGIIGLGAIGAMVANAACGLGMEVYGYDPYLSIDAAWNLSRTIKHSKSLDEIYSQCDYITIHVPLLDSTKKMINKEAFDKMKDGVVLLNFARDLLVDEDALIEAVESGKVKKYVTDFANETVAGREGILVTPHLGASTEESEENCAEMAVKEIRDYLENGNIKNSVNYPNCDMGTCVAVGRISLAHSNTPNMISQVTKILGSEGLNIADMTNKSKGEFAYTLIDLESAASAKALDELKEIEGMYRVRVVK, encoded by the coding sequence ATGTTCCAGTATCATTGCCTGAATCCTATCGCTGAAAAAGGTCTGAAATTTTTTGGCGATAATTATAAAAAAACAGAGACAGCTGACCAGTGTGATGCAATCCTTGTAAGAAGTGCAAAAATGCACGACATGGAGCTTGCGAAGAGTGTTTGCGCAGTTGCACGTGCAGGTGCAGGCGTCAATAATATTCCGGTTAAGGAGTATGCAGAGAAGGGTGTTGTTGTATTCAACACACCTGGAGCTAACGCAAACGGCGTGAAAGAGCTGGTACTTGCAGGTATGCTCCTTGCATCCAGAGATATCGTAGGAGGTATCGAGTGGGTTGCACAGGAGAAAGATAAAGAGCACATCGGCAAGCTTGCCGAGAAGCAGAAAAAACAGTTTGCAGGATGCGAGATCAGTGGCAAAAAGCTTGGTATCATCGGACTTGGAGCCATTGGAGCCATGGTGGCAAACGCAGCATGCGGTCTTGGTATGGAAGTATATGGCTATGACCCATATCTTTCTATTGATGCGGCATGGAACCTGTCCAGAACCATCAAGCACAGCAAGAGCCTGGATGAGATCTACAGCCAGTGCGATTATATCACCATTCATGTTCCGCTTCTTGACAGCACTAAGAAGATGATCAACAAAGAAGCTTTCGATAAGATGAAGGATGGCGTGGTTCTTCTGAATTTTGCAAGAGATCTTCTTGTTGATGAGGATGCGCTGATCGAGGCTGTTGAGAGTGGCAAGGTTAAGAAGTATGTAACTGACTTTGCAAATGAGACAGTTGCAGGACGTGAGGGTATTCTGGTAACTCCGCATCTTGGCGCGTCTACAGAGGAATCAGAAGAAAACTGTGCAGAGATGGCTGTAAAGGAGATTCGCGATTACCTTGAGAATGGTAATATCAAAAATTCAGTTAATTATCCGAACTGTGATATGGGTACCTGTGTGGCTGTCGGAAGAATCTCTCTTGCGCACAGCAACACACCGAATATGATCAGTCAGGTTACAAAGATCCTTGGTTCCGAGGGATTGAATATTGCGGATATGACCAATAAGAGTAAAGGGGAGTTTGCTTATACTCTTATTGATCTTGAGAGTGCGGCGTCTGCTAAGGCGTTGGATGAACTCAAGGAGATTGAGGGAATGTACAGAGTGCGTGTTGTTAAGTAA
- the serC gene encoding 3-phosphoserine/phosphohydroxythreonine transaminase → MSRVYNFSAGPAVLPEEVLKEVADEMMDYNGTGMSVMEMSHRSAAFQEIIDTAEKDLRELMNIPDNYKVLFLQGGASQQFAMIPMNLMKNKVADYIVTGQWAKKAYQEAQKYGKANKIASSEDKTFSYIPDCSDLPISPDADYVYICENNTIYGTKFKKLPNTKGKTLVADVSSCFLSEPVDVSKYGIIYGGVQKNIGPAGMVIVIIREDLITEDVLPGTPTMLTYKTHADAGSLYNTPNAYCIYVCGKVFKWLKKMGGLEVMKQRNEEKAKILYDYLDSSKRFKGTVVPEDRSLMNVPFVTGDKEMDAKFVKEAAEAGLVNLKGHRTVGGMRASIYNAMPKAGVEALVAFMKKFEEENA, encoded by the coding sequence ATGAGTAGAGTGTATAATTTTTCTGCCGGACCGGCAGTGCTTCCGGAGGAAGTACTCAAAGAAGTAGCTGATGAGATGATGGACTATAACGGCACAGGAATGTCTGTTATGGAAATGAGTCACAGAAGTGCAGCTTTTCAGGAGATCATTGATACTGCAGAGAAAGATCTCCGTGAGCTTATGAACATTCCGGACAACTACAAAGTACTTTTCCTTCAGGGAGGAGCATCCCAGCAGTTTGCCATGATCCCGATGAACCTTATGAAAAACAAGGTCGCAGATTATATCGTAACAGGACAGTGGGCAAAGAAAGCTTATCAGGAAGCTCAGAAATACGGAAAAGCAAACAAGATCGCATCTTCTGAAGATAAAACCTTCAGCTATATCCCGGACTGCAGTGATCTGCCGATCAGCCCGGATGCAGACTACGTATACATCTGTGAGAACAACACCATTTACGGCACAAAATTCAAAAAACTTCCAAACACAAAAGGCAAGACGCTGGTAGCAGATGTATCCTCCTGCTTCCTGTCTGAGCCGGTGGATGTAAGCAAATATGGTATTATCTATGGCGGTGTTCAGAAGAACATCGGACCGGCAGGTATGGTTATCGTGATCATCCGTGAGGACCTGATCACAGAGGATGTTCTTCCGGGAACCCCAACCATGCTTACTTATAAGACACATGCAGATGCAGGCTCTCTTTACAATACGCCGAATGCTTACTGCATCTATGTATGCGGAAAAGTATTCAAATGGCTGAAGAAGATGGGCGGTCTGGAAGTGATGAAGCAGCGCAATGAGGAAAAAGCAAAAATCCTTTATGATTACCTGGATTCCAGCAAGCGGTTCAAAGGAACTGTAGTTCCGGAAGACAGATCTCTTATGAATGTACCGTTCGTAACCGGTGACAAGGAAATGGATGCCAAGTTTGTCAAAGAGGCAGCTGAAGCAGGACTTGTAAACCTGAAAGGACACCGTACTGTTGGCGGAATGCGTGCCAGCATCTACAATGCCATGCCAAAGGCCGGCGTAGAGGCCCTGGTTGCATTCATGAAAAAATTCGAGGAGGAGAATGCATAA
- the ilvB gene encoding biosynthetic-type acetolactate synthase large subunit, producing MQFTGAEIIVECLKEQGVDTVFGYPGGAILNVYDALYEYKDEITHVLTSHEQGASHAADGYARATGKVGVCLATSGPGATNLVTGIATAYMDSVPMVAITANVGRPLLGRDSFQEVDIAGIVMPVTKYSFIVKNIEDLADTLRRAFYIAKSGRPGPVLVDVPKDITGMKYEYEPCHPATVNREIKSIRKEDIDQALEMIREAEKPFIFVGGGCVISGADQEVRELARRIQAPVCDTLMGKGTFPGEDPLYTGMVGMHGTKASDLGVTECDLLIVLGARFSDRVTGNTKTFAHNAKILQIDVDAAEINKNIKVDASVIGDVKEVLKRLLEEIPKKEHPEWTAHIQELKEKYPLNYDHTQLTGPYIIEKLYELTNGDAIISTDVGQHQMWAAQYYKYKEPRTLLTSGGLGTMGYGLGAAIGAKMGRPEKTVVNIAGDGCFRMNMNELATAARCGRQLIQIVMNNHVLGMVRQWQTLFYGKRYSSTVLDDAVDFVKLSEALGAKAIRVTKMEDVEPALKMALAAEGPVVLDCWIDQDLSVFPMVPAGANLDDVFDEEDMKKHE from the coding sequence ATGCAGTTTACAGGTGCAGAGATCATCGTAGAATGTCTGAAGGAACAGGGCGTTGATACCGTATTTGGATATCCGGGCGGCGCGATTCTGAATGTTTACGATGCCTTATATGAATACAAAGATGAGATCACACATGTACTGACCTCCCACGAGCAGGGTGCATCCCATGCTGCTGACGGTTATGCAAGAGCGACCGGAAAGGTAGGGGTCTGCCTGGCAACATCCGGTCCGGGAGCAACTAACCTGGTAACAGGAATCGCGACTGCATACATGGATTCCGTACCGATGGTAGCCATTACTGCAAACGTAGGAAGACCACTCCTGGGAAGAGATTCTTTCCAGGAGGTTGATATCGCAGGTATCGTAATGCCTGTAACAAAATACAGTTTCATCGTAAAGAATATCGAAGATCTTGCAGATACGTTAAGAAGAGCATTTTATATTGCAAAAAGCGGAAGACCCGGTCCGGTGCTTGTGGATGTCCCGAAGGATATCACAGGAATGAAATATGAATATGAGCCATGTCATCCGGCTACTGTTAACCGTGAGATCAAAAGTATCCGTAAAGAAGATATTGATCAGGCACTGGAAATGATCAGAGAGGCAGAGAAACCGTTTATTTTTGTTGGCGGCGGATGTGTGATCTCCGGTGCTGACCAGGAAGTACGTGAGCTGGCTCGCAGGATCCAGGCTCCTGTCTGTGATACTCTGATGGGCAAGGGTACTTTCCCGGGAGAAGATCCTCTCTATACAGGTATGGTAGGTATGCATGGAACCAAGGCTTCCGATCTTGGCGTAACAGAGTGCGATCTTCTTATTGTTCTTGGTGCACGCTTCAGTGACCGTGTAACAGGAAATACAAAAACTTTTGCACATAATGCAAAAATCCTTCAGATCGATGTGGATGCTGCGGAGATCAATAAAAATATCAAAGTGGATGCCAGTGTGATCGGTGATGTGAAGGAAGTGTTGAAACGTCTTCTGGAGGAAATCCCGAAGAAAGAACATCCGGAGTGGACCGCACATATCCAGGAGCTGAAAGAAAAATATCCGCTGAATTATGATCACACACAGCTTACAGGTCCGTATATTATAGAGAAGCTTTATGAGCTGACCAACGGTGATGCGATCATCTCCACAGATGTTGGACAGCACCAGATGTGGGCGGCACAGTATTATAAATACAAAGAGCCGAGAACTCTTCTTACTTCCGGCGGCCTTGGAACTATGGGCTACGGCCTTGGCGCTGCAATTGGCGCGAAGATGGGCAGACCGGAAAAAACAGTTGTAAATATAGCAGGTGACGGATGCTTCCGTATGAATATGAATGAGCTGGCAACAGCTGCACGCTGTGGCAGACAGCTGATCCAGATTGTTATGAACAATCATGTACTTGGAATGGTGCGTCAGTGGCAGACGCTCTTCTATGGAAAGAGATACTCTTCTACAGTACTGGATGACGCCGTTGATTTTGTGAAATTATCAGAGGCGTTGGGTGCAAAAGCCATTCGTGTGACAAAGATGGAGGATGTGGAGCCTGCACTTAAGATGGCACTGGCAGCAGAGGGACCTGTCGTTCTGGATTGCTGGATCGATCAGGATCTGAGTGTGTTCCCGATGGTACCGGCCGGTGCGAACCTTGATGATGTATTTGATGAGGAGGATATGAAGAAACATGAGTAG
- the leuB gene encoding 3-isopropylmalate dehydrogenase, translating to MEYKIALIPGDGIGPEIVAEAKKVLDRVCEKYSHKFSYTEVLLGGASIDAHGVPLTEEAIAQAKASDAVLMGSIGGDAKTSPWYKLEPSKRPEAGLLAIRKALNLFANLRPAYLYNELRDACPLRDEIIGDGFDMIIVRELTGGLYFGARKTTEENGVRTAVDTLSYNENEIRRIAIKAFEIARKRRNKVTSVDKANVLDSSRLWRSVVEDVAKNYPDVTLEHMLVDNCAMQLVRDPKQFDVILTENMFGDILSDEASMVTGSIGMLSSASLNETKLGLYEPSHGSAPDIAGQNKANPIATILSAAMMLRYSLDLDKEADAVETAVQKVLTDGYRTGDIMSDGCKLVGTKEMGDLIADAIA from the coding sequence GTTTTAGACAGAGTATGTGAGAAATACAGTCATAAATTTTCATACACAGAGGTTCTTTTAGGAGGGGCATCCATTGATGCTCACGGAGTACCCCTTACAGAGGAAGCCATTGCCCAGGCAAAAGCTTCTGATGCAGTACTGATGGGTTCCATTGGCGGTGATGCCAAGACATCCCCGTGGTATAAGCTTGAGCCATCCAAACGTCCGGAGGCAGGTCTTCTTGCGATACGTAAGGCGCTGAACCTGTTTGCAAATCTTCGTCCGGCTTATCTTTACAATGAGCTTCGTGATGCATGCCCGCTCCGTGATGAGATCATCGGAGATGGTTTTGACATGATCATCGTAAGAGAGCTTACAGGAGGTCTTTATTTCGGAGCAAGAAAGACTACTGAGGAGAACGGAGTCCGCACAGCAGTAGATACTCTTTCTTATAATGAGAATGAGATTCGCCGTATTGCAATTAAGGCATTTGAGATCGCACGTAAGAGAAGAAATAAGGTTACAAGTGTAGATAAAGCCAATGTTCTTGATTCTTCTAGACTCTGGAGAAGTGTAGTGGAGGATGTGGCAAAGAATTATCCGGATGTAACACTGGAGCATATGCTGGTTGATAACTGTGCAATGCAGCTGGTACGTGACCCGAAGCAGTTTGATGTTATCCTTACAGAAAACATGTTTGGAGATATCCTCTCTGATGAGGCAAGTATGGTGACCGGTTCTATCGGAATGCTTTCCTCCGCAAGCTTAAATGAGACAAAGCTTGGTCTCTATGAGCCGAGCCATGGTTCAGCACCGGATATCGCAGGCCAGAACAAGGCAAACCCGATCGCAACCATTCTTTCCGCTGCCATGATGCTGAGATATTCTCTGGATCTTGATAAAGAAGCAGATGCTGTGGAAACAGCAGTACAGAAGGTTCTTACAGATGGTTACAGAACAGGAGATATCATGTCTGACGGATGCAAGCTTGTCGGAACCAAAGAGATGGGCGATCTGATCGCAGATGCCATCGCATAA
- the glgB gene encoding 1,4-alpha-glucan branching enzyme: MADKAYEYMDWPRIEAIVYGEEASPRDVMQPRVTEDGVLIQGFFPGTDSAEVVVGEKSYPMTLEDEAGYYAVMLPLKRIPEYRFRVIRGSRKETFYDAYECPCQITEEEERAFCAGVYYKAYEKLGAHPGTCGEVEGTYFAVWAPNAISVSVVGDFDRWDGRRLPMHRMPMSGIFEIFVPGVQAGASYQYEIKIKGGKVQRKSDPYGNGTQGAPSVISVVTELGEFSWKDEAWMKKREGFASREVPVSIYETDVTEWKNSGELVEFLKETGYTHVEFRPVMEYLDRSSGGYSTSAYYAVTTRFGTAADFRTLVEDLHQAGIGVILDWTPAQFPRFDAGLEKFDGTPLYEVQDPAMAVHPMWGTMLYNYGSPMVKDFLISNAFFWLDEFHVDGFRMDDVDAMLYLDFGREAGQWTANLYSSNENLQALEFLKHLNSIVKKQYPGILLIAQEDGLWPQLTDSVENDHLGFDYKWSGGWTKDLLSYLEAEPLDRRNYYDQLTLSMMYAYSEHYVLTLGKRDVGTLKEFLEKLPGSSRQKDAQLRAAYGYLMLHPGVKMTAPDGDVGPEMKAYLHDLNELYRNHPALYAMDGNSDGFEWIQFTSYDENVVAFLRKTEKSEETILAVCNFSPVSYDSYRVGVPFAGKYKEIFNSDSEKFGGQGVVNVRAKAAVHMECDNREFSLKLKLPAYGVAVFGCTPEKGDVKKSSVKKGNVKKTAGKSSGKRMDKARMTVVEKSAAVKDAVKVVKRVASRRKGSSGDE, encoded by the coding sequence ATGGCTGATAAAGCATATGAATATATGGATTGGCCCCGGATCGAGGCGATCGTTTACGGGGAGGAGGCATCACCTCGTGATGTGATGCAGCCAAGGGTAACAGAGGATGGCGTTCTGATACAGGGATTTTTTCCGGGAACGGATTCTGCAGAGGTTGTTGTAGGGGAAAAAAGTTATCCGATGACCCTGGAAGATGAGGCTGGTTATTATGCTGTAATGCTTCCGCTGAAAAGGATTCCGGAATATCGTTTCCGTGTGATAAGAGGAAGCAGGAAAGAGACTTTTTACGATGCTTATGAATGTCCATGCCAGATCACGGAAGAGGAGGAACGAGCTTTTTGTGCCGGTGTCTATTACAAGGCATATGAGAAGCTGGGAGCGCATCCTGGGACCTGTGGCGAGGTAGAAGGAACATATTTTGCTGTCTGGGCACCCAATGCGATCAGTGTAAGTGTGGTCGGTGATTTTGACAGGTGGGATGGAAGGCGTCTTCCGATGCATCGGATGCCAATGTCCGGAATTTTTGAGATTTTTGTTCCAGGTGTACAGGCAGGGGCCTCTTACCAGTATGAGATCAAGATCAAAGGCGGCAAGGTACAGAGGAAATCGGATCCTTATGGAAATGGAACCCAGGGAGCGCCGTCTGTGATTTCTGTTGTAACAGAACTGGGAGAGTTTTCCTGGAAGGATGAAGCGTGGATGAAGAAACGTGAAGGGTTTGCCAGTCGTGAAGTTCCGGTTTCCATTTATGAAACTGATGTAACCGAGTGGAAAAACAGTGGCGAACTGGTGGAGTTTCTGAAGGAAACCGGTTATACGCATGTAGAATTTCGTCCGGTGATGGAGTATCTTGACCGAAGTTCAGGAGGATATTCTACGTCTGCATATTATGCTGTGACTACCCGTTTTGGGACTGCGGCAGATTTCCGGACACTGGTGGAGGATCTTCATCAGGCAGGGATTGGTGTGATCCTGGACTGGACACCGGCTCAGTTTCCTCGGTTTGATGCAGGGCTTGAAAAATTTGACGGAACTCCTCTTTATGAAGTACAGGATCCGGCTATGGCGGTTCATCCGATGTGGGGCACCATGCTTTATAATTATGGAAGTCCTATGGTCAAAGATTTTCTTATTTCCAATGCGTTTTTCTGGCTGGATGAATTTCATGTGGACGGATTTCGGATGGATGATGTAGATGCGATGCTGTATCTGGATTTTGGAAGAGAGGCGGGACAGTGGACGGCTAATCTTTATAGTTCCAATGAGAATCTTCAGGCACTGGAGTTTCTGAAGCATCTGAATTCTATTGTGAAGAAGCAGTATCCGGGGATTCTTCTGATTGCACAGGAGGATGGTTTATGGCCGCAGCTTACAGACAGTGTGGAGAATGATCATCTGGGATTTGACTATAAATGGAGTGGTGGTTGGACAAAGGATCTTCTTTCTTATCTGGAAGCAGAGCCTTTGGACAGACGAAATTATTATGATCAGCTGACTCTTTCCATGATGTATGCATACAGTGAGCATTATGTGCTGACGCTTGGTAAGAGAGATGTGGGTACGTTAAAAGAGTTTCTGGAGAAGCTTCCGGGTTCTTCCAGACAAAAGGATGCTCAGCTGCGTGCTGCGTATGGTTATCTGATGCTTCATCCGGGTGTGAAAATGACTGCGCCGGATGGAGATGTAGGGCCGGAAATGAAGGCGTATCTTCATGATCTGAATGAACTTTACAGGAATCATCCGGCGTTGTATGCAATGGATGGTAATTCGGATGGGTTTGAATGGATTCAGTTTACCAGCTATGATGAGAATGTGGTTGCGTTTCTTCGCAAGACGGAAAAGTCGGAAGAAACGATTCTTGCGGTGTGTAATTTTTCGCCGGTGTCTTATGACAGTTATCGGGTTGGTGTGCCTTTTGCGGGGAAATATAAGGAAATTTTCAATAGCGATAGTGAAAAGTTTGGCGGACAGGGTGTGGTGAACGTACGGGCGAAAGCTGCTGTTCATATGGAGTGTGATAACAGGGAGTTTTCTTTGAAGCTGAAGCTTCCGGCTTATGGTGTGGCGGTATTTGGGTGTACACCGGAGAAGGGGGATGTGAAGAAAAGTTCTGTGAAGAAAGGAAATGTGAAAAAGACTGCGGGGAAAAGTAGTGGAAAGCGTATGGATAAGGCGAGAATGACGGTGGTTGAAAAATCTGCGGCTGTAAAGGATGCGGTAAAGGTTGTGAAACGGGTGGCTTCTCGCAGGAAGGGTTCTTCCGGGGATGAGTGA